One Dietzia sp. JS16-p6b genomic window carries:
- a CDS encoding DUF6541 family protein, producing the protein MVMLTLTSLLVVPGLIVGLAARLPLRLAVGTSIPVSAGIVTIATYVYGRSGVPWSLAGYAVATAVTAAIVGLVGLLISGSLWLRRRRRTRAGGRSGDPGGTSSPIPAPSPRRAWWWLLPAASILVSAWLIGQMIITELSATPGGTANIFQGWDAHWHANYLRFIHDTGLASPDQAGELRYPENGATLYYPSTWHAIAALVMGLRGIGAVETYNLVQIGSMALVFPLGVAALAWLITHRRFSRPAVATSAAVAAMATPLFPGLPFVEVMVAATPSGVANGLAGLVAAVVVASLSDRRLVPAAALGLVGVGGIHPSAMVTAAVIVLFWWLFEGLWRPVRGRLRDFLVLAGVGLAGVLTLLPQVLTVSEDADEISAFQFEIDADRAAVWGRAVALQVRHVQDWGVRWVLLALAVLGVLVLVRRLVLWPILLWAGVLVVCVNSMSMFGNWTGGVLRGIGSIYYNDPRRIGVLLAVLVAAAVGVGVGVVVQALAGWAARLIDPITDSRGTGAAGLRVAVALAALVATGSWVVQASPEYASAAGANQRAGRMVDGHDLRAFEWLSRQPQAYSGLVYTNPDEGSGWMYATHGLPSTARHYLQPGSTAPLTTALFFSMDRAGTDPRVDSALDELGVTYVYVSPPNYWGFQKPNEHLLRLDQTPGLVKVYSDSQVRIFAVRAAFTQEEIDRILADSPFPPDRRTPLTRATELYGGE; encoded by the coding sequence ATGGTCATGCTGACCCTGACGTCACTCCTCGTGGTTCCCGGGCTGATCGTGGGACTGGCAGCCCGACTCCCGCTCCGGCTGGCCGTGGGCACGTCGATCCCCGTGTCCGCGGGGATCGTGACGATCGCCACCTATGTCTACGGCCGGTCCGGCGTGCCGTGGTCCCTCGCCGGGTACGCGGTCGCCACGGCCGTCACCGCGGCGATCGTGGGCCTGGTGGGACTGCTCATCTCCGGATCGCTGTGGCTCCGGCGTCGACGCCGTACCCGGGCCGGGGGCCGGTCCGGCGACCCCGGGGGCACCAGCAGCCCGATCCCGGCCCCGAGCCCCCGTCGCGCGTGGTGGTGGCTGCTGCCGGCCGCGTCGATCCTGGTGAGCGCATGGCTGATCGGCCAGATGATCATCACCGAACTCTCCGCCACCCCGGGCGGCACCGCGAACATCTTCCAGGGCTGGGACGCCCACTGGCACGCCAACTACCTCCGCTTCATCCACGACACGGGCCTGGCGTCCCCCGACCAGGCGGGCGAGCTGCGTTATCCGGAGAACGGGGCGACCCTCTACTACCCGAGCACCTGGCACGCGATCGCCGCCCTGGTGATGGGACTGCGCGGAATCGGGGCGGTCGAGACGTACAACCTCGTCCAGATCGGCTCCATGGCGCTGGTGTTCCCACTCGGCGTGGCCGCGCTCGCGTGGCTCATCACCCACCGGCGGTTCTCCCGTCCGGCCGTCGCGACCTCCGCGGCCGTCGCCGCGATGGCGACCCCCCTGTTCCCGGGGCTGCCGTTCGTGGAGGTCATGGTGGCCGCGACGCCGTCCGGGGTGGCCAACGGGCTGGCGGGACTGGTGGCCGCTGTCGTGGTGGCCTCCCTGTCCGACCGTCGCCTCGTCCCCGCCGCCGCGCTGGGCCTGGTCGGCGTCGGGGGTATCCACCCGTCGGCGATGGTCACCGCCGCGGTGATCGTGCTGTTCTGGTGGTTGTTCGAGGGCCTGTGGCGCCCGGTACGGGGCCGGCTGCGGGACTTCCTCGTCCTGGCGGGGGTCGGACTTGCGGGCGTCCTCACACTGCTGCCGCAGGTCCTCACCGTCTCCGAGGACGCGGACGAGATCTCGGCCTTCCAGTTCGAGATCGACGCCGACCGGGCGGCCGTCTGGGGTCGGGCCGTGGCGCTGCAGGTACGGCACGTGCAGGACTGGGGAGTGCGCTGGGTGCTGCTGGCCCTCGCGGTGCTCGGCGTGCTCGTCCTGGTCCGGCGCCTCGTGCTGTGGCCGATCCTGCTCTGGGCCGGGGTGCTGGTGGTGTGCGTCAATTCCATGAGCATGTTCGGCAACTGGACCGGCGGCGTCCTGCGCGGGATCGGCAGCATCTACTACAACGACCCGCGGCGGATCGGGGTGCTCCTGGCGGTCCTCGTGGCGGCCGCCGTCGGTGTGGGGGTGGGAGTGGTCGTCCAGGCGCTGGCGGGGTGGGCGGCCCGCCTGATCGACCCGATCACCGACTCGCGCGGAACCGGTGCGGCGGGTCTGCGGGTCGCCGTGGCGCTGGCCGCGTTGGTGGCCACCGGGTCGTGGGTCGTGCAGGCCTCGCCCGAGTACGCCTCGGCGGCGGGCGCGAACCAACGCGCGGGTCGGATGGTCGACGGTCACGATCTGCGCGCCTTCGAGTGGCTCTCCCGGCAACCGCAGGCCTACTCGGGACTCGTCTACACCAACCCCGACGAGGGGTCGGGGTGGATGTACGCCACCCACGGTCTGCCCTCGACCGCACGGCATTATCTCCAGCCCGGGTCCACCGCCCCGCTCACGACCGCCCTGTTCTTCAGCATGGATCGGGCCGGTACCGACCCACGCGTCGACTCCGCGCTCGACGAGCTCGGCGTGACCTACGTCTACGTCAGCCCGCCCAACTACTGGGGGTTCCAGAAGCCCAACGAGCACCTCCTCCGGCTCGATCAGACCCCGGGCCTGGTCAAGGTCTACTCGGACTCCCAGGTGCGGATCTTCGCCGTCCGTGCAGCCTTCACGCAGGAGGAGATCGATCGGATCCTGGCCGACTCCCCGTTCCCGCCGGACAGGCGCACCCCCCTCACCCGCGCCACCGAGCTGTACGGCGGGGAGTGA
- a CDS encoding alpha/beta hydrolase encodes MTGALAEDPPPEQVRSLLDVAARMVAARDALTIARDALASSPTRSPALTALAVAIDAEARGIDELLAGVYRLVELAEDVWADLDGPDPVPVSGRDRLRASLDRAVDNALTDLARLAGAGGPAGSDPAGRAPAGTLDTRAVVAAWPEATPDEVYSSIEHLSPADRRLLALAEPDAVGGTYGVPWPVRARANSVLVRRALHREQLAGTPWSPRIGRLETMTRRGPGRRRRSFVGFSPLRGGRMIEVVGEVGPRTEAVAVYVPGTGTNLDMSHVNTDVAVDLVEAGGGRLVVVAFLDGEFPQDIMADAGDPRYAEAMAPRLVRFCREVDRVIEIECPGAALTVVGHSYGGRIVGTAERLGLRADRVIYAESPDLGVGVSGPADWRSPGPVRRFSFTAPGDPVELLQVRWGLRRAWSTSDLSDGATRLDTGCFADGTPVYGTRGHGGVFDRGCGAFEAMLAVMLGGRVPLWRDRRIRARHTRAGPGDDGRILPTVWRHATGLWLRRADDPYGDAQVLWEGPERLVAVPVSTRAAGLGVVPGTAGD; translated from the coding sequence TCCCCCACCCGTTCACCCGCGCTGACCGCCCTGGCAGTGGCGATCGACGCCGAGGCCCGCGGGATCGACGAGCTCCTGGCGGGTGTCTACCGGCTCGTCGAGCTCGCCGAGGACGTCTGGGCCGACCTCGACGGCCCGGACCCGGTGCCGGTCTCCGGCCGGGACCGCCTGCGGGCGTCGCTGGACCGGGCGGTCGACAACGCGCTGACCGATCTGGCGAGGTTGGCCGGGGCGGGCGGCCCGGCCGGCTCGGACCCCGCCGGGCGAGCACCCGCCGGGACGCTCGACACCCGGGCCGTCGTCGCGGCCTGGCCAGAGGCCACGCCCGACGAGGTGTACTCGAGCATCGAGCACCTGAGCCCCGCCGACCGGCGCCTGCTCGCGCTGGCCGAGCCCGACGCCGTCGGCGGCACCTACGGCGTTCCGTGGCCGGTGCGGGCGCGGGCGAACTCAGTCCTGGTACGCCGCGCACTGCACCGCGAGCAGTTGGCCGGGACACCGTGGAGTCCGCGGATCGGGCGACTGGAGACCATGACGCGACGGGGGCCGGGTCGTCGTCGTCGGTCCTTCGTGGGGTTCTCCCCCCTGCGAGGTGGGCGGATGATCGAGGTGGTGGGGGAGGTCGGTCCGCGCACCGAGGCGGTCGCGGTCTACGTCCCCGGCACGGGCACCAACCTCGACATGTCCCACGTCAACACCGACGTCGCGGTGGACCTGGTGGAGGCCGGCGGTGGCCGGCTGGTCGTGGTGGCGTTTCTCGACGGCGAGTTCCCGCAGGACATCATGGCCGACGCCGGCGATCCGCGGTACGCCGAGGCGATGGCGCCCCGCCTGGTCCGGTTCTGTCGGGAGGTGGACCGGGTGATCGAGATCGAGTGCCCGGGCGCGGCGCTGACCGTCGTGGGCCACTCCTACGGCGGGCGGATCGTCGGGACCGCGGAGCGGCTGGGGCTGCGCGCCGACCGGGTGATCTACGCCGAGTCCCCGGACCTCGGGGTGGGGGTGTCGGGGCCGGCCGACTGGAGGTCCCCCGGCCCCGTCCGCAGATTCTCGTTCACCGCTCCCGGGGACCCGGTCGAGCTACTGCAGGTCAGATGGGGGTTGAGGCGGGCCTGGTCCACCTCCGACCTCTCCGACGGCGCCACCCGCCTCGACACCGGGTGCTTCGCCGACGGCACCCCCGTCTACGGCACGCGCGGCCACGGCGGGGTGTTCGACCGCGGGTGCGGTGCGTTCGAGGCGATGCTCGCCGTGATGCTCGGCGGCCGGGTGCCGCTCTGGCGTGACCGTCGGATCCGGGCCCGCCACACGCGCGCCGGCCCGGGAGATGACGGACGGATCCTGCCCACGGTGTGGCGTCATGCCACGGGGCTGTGGCTCCGCCGGGCCGACGACCCGTACGGTGACGCCCAGGTCCTGTGGGAGGGTCCGGAACGCCTTGTCGCCGTTCCGGTGTCGACACGCGCGGCGGGGCTCGGGGTTGTCCCGGGCACCGCGGGTGACTGA